In Helianthus annuus cultivar XRQ/B chromosome 8, HanXRQr2.0-SUNRISE, whole genome shotgun sequence, a single genomic region encodes these proteins:
- the LOC110901718 gene encoding protein FAR1-RELATED SEQUENCE 1-like: MWHIWEKLKTKVGPVLSSNVDFNTRMTHVVWNDTIIPEDFETEWHSIISTFGLKNHEWLKDMYDLRFDWIPSYYHEENLTGLMCTTSRCESENYFFCQFCNPRCTLVEFFTHFETATDFQRHEHRRNDHDTSKQEDGLSISCTCKRFEQFGILCRHILYVLRYNDITEFLRRYVLRRWMRDVVSYGSIHCNIRFDETGRNSEIDKVFRETVVANEYVVNRLVGDLDELCRYRDHIKNYIDKADAVMVAAPPPSRKERFADIGGNLEKSDSMIRVPIKIRTKGCGVQKRIKSNREIAIQKSSKIQKSCRVCGGKGHNSRTCKDKVSSNAVSALFVIAFCDILHKYQLFLIIAFYYNTNQIKQEMQVDIINIALYR; the protein is encoded by the exons ATGTGGCATATATGGGAGAAATTGAAGACAAAG GTTGGTCCTGTTTTGTCATCAAACGTTGATTTTAATACAAGAATGACTCATGTTGTTTGGAATGATACTATTATTCCAGAAGATTTTGAAACTGAGTGGCATTCAATAATTTCTACTTTTGGATTGAAAAATCATGAGTGGTTAAAAGATATGTACGATCTTCGATTTGATTGGATTCCTTCTTATTACCATGAAGAGAATTTGACTGGTCTTATGTGTACTACGTCAAGATGTGAAAGCGAGAATTACTTCTTTTGTCAATTTTGCAATCCAAGATGTACACTTGTTGAATTTTTCACTCATTTTGAGACTGCAACGGATTTTCAAAGGCATGAGCATAGGAGGAATGATCATGATACAAG CAAACAAGAAGATGGTTTAAGTATAAGTTGTACTTGCAAACGGTTTGAACAATTTGGTATATTGTGCCGCCATATACTTTATGTTCTACGGTATAATGATATAACTGAGTTTCTTAGAAGATATGTTCTTAGAAGATGGATGAGAGATGTTGTTTCATATGGATCAATTCATTGCAATATTCGGTTTGATGAAACTGGTAGGAATAGTGAAATTGATAAAGTTTTTAGAGAAACCGTTGTTGCAAATGAGTATGTGGTTAATAGGTTGGTTGGGGATTTAGATGAGCTGTGTCGATACAGAGATCATATTAAAAATTATATTGATAAAGCGGATGCGGTTATGGTTGCTGCGCCGCCTCCTAGTCGCAAAGAAAGATTTGCTGATATTGGAGGGAACTTAGAAAAGTCTGATTCTATGATTCGTGTCCCGATCAAAATAAGGACCAAAGGATGCGGTGTACAAAAAAGGATCAAGTCTAATCGTGAGATTGCAATTCAGAAATCATCAAAGATCCAGAAATCGTGCCGTGTATGTGGTGGAAAAGGACATAACAGTCGCACATGTAAAGATAAGGTTTCTTCTAATGCT GTTTCAGCTCTTTTTGTTATTGCGTTTTGTGATATCCTCCATAAATATCAGCTTTTTTTG ATTATTGCGTTTTATTATAACACAaatcaaattaaacaagaaatgcaAGTGGATATCATTAACATTGCGTTATATAGATGA